GAAAGGCTTGTCCATACAGGGCTTTGAAGGTCAAGCGTTCCGTGGGGCGGAAGACGATACCTAAACGCGGACTTATAATCAAATCAAAGCGAGAGTCTCTATCGAGCCGTGTACCGAGTGTAAAAATGAGTGATGAAATTGGTGCATACTGAATATTGACAAAACCGCCGAAGTTTTGATAACTAACACGAAAGATTCGTGCTGGTACACCATTTGGAGCACCCGGTAGCCCAATGCTGTTCACGATAACAGGCTGCTCATCGAGCTTACCGCTGTAAGGTGCTTGTAAATCGTGTCCGCGTGGAATCGCAAAAAAGTCTTCGTAGGTGATGCCGCCTGAAAGTGTCAGTTCATTGCTGGCTGTCCATGAGAGGAGATCTTCTACTTTGAACATGCGCCCATGTGAAAAAGATACGCGGTGTTCATGCCCGTGTAGGCATTGCGAAAGTTCGTGCGGTTATCCAAATCATACTGGCTATAAATCAAAAATCCTGTATTTACCAAGTTGTTGGTCAGATATTCAGTTGCTGTTACATTTGCCATCGTGATGTTATGTCCGAAGAAAGAATCGCGGTTGTAGACCGCGTTGTTTGGGCGATTTGCGGTCGTAGATGGGTTAAATGAACTGTTTCGGAAAAAATTAAGGCGCACATTATTACTTGGCTCACCAATCTCCAGTGTCGCATGCAGCGCATAAGCCGAGAGTGGAAACTCAATGTTTGTAGAAAGGGGCTGCGTCGAACTCTGTGGAAATCCTAAGTCAGTTGGGAAGCGGTTGTTGCGCAAAAAATCTTCAATGCCCTCATTACCGACGCGAAAATTTTTAACTGCATCAAGCAGAGGTTGCTGGTCATAGAAATACTGCGCCGAAATAGAAAAGTTAGCAATTTCACCGAGCTTTGTGCCTGCAGACAGGTTGCCGATGTAGGTGTTAAACATTCCACCTTGTGCTGAACCGGTCAAAAAGCTACCTTCTGCTTTGCGTGTTACGATGTTAATGACACCTGAGAGCGCGTCTGCACCATAGACCGCCGATGCCGGACCATAGACGATTTCAATTTGCTTAGCCAGATGCACTGGGTAATTTTCCATCACGGGAATGATGTCGTTCGTTGGCGAGGAGATGCGCACACCGTCGAGCAGAATGATGAATTTATCCATTCCAAAAACGCCGCGCACTTGCACATCGTGTTGCCAGCGTGGGTCGTTGTTGGTCTCGATTTTGTAGTCTGGCTGATCCATCAAAACATCTAAGAGCGATTGATAGGCACGCAAACGAATCTGCTCTGCTGTAATGATGCGCACCGTAGCAGGCGCATCGCTGGACTTTTGCGCTGAGCGTGTTACCGAGACAACCTGCAGGTTTTGTAAATCTTCTAAGCTCAGACCTTGAAAGAGAGAAGAATCGACTTGAGCAAATGTAGCTTGCGAGCACAAGCACAGTGTAAGTACAATGAGCAGATATTTCGTCATGGATAAAGATATGTGTAGTTTTGTAGGGCCGCGTTTTGCCAGCGAATCTACAAACCAATTGTAAAGTCATTATTAAATCTCATAGTGTTTGCTCAAATATGCCTGCCTTCATCTCCGCTAGCGTTCTTATCTTACTTGTTGCACTGTTCAGTATGGCTGCAGCGCCGCTAAGTGCTCCGCCAAAATCCTTTGAAAAAGTGCGCCGCGTGATTAGTGATGCTATCAAAGACAGTGCCTTCCCTTCTGCAGTTGTAGCCGTGATGCAAAACGACCGCCTTGTCTTCCATGAAGCCTTTGGGCATCTCACTTACGATACACTTTCCGCACGTACTGATACCAATACGATTTATGACCTTGCCTCTGTGACAAAAGTATTAGCCACGACCTTATGTGTGATGCGCCTTTACGATGACGGTCAACTCTCACTTACTGATCCTGTTGCAAAGTTTATTCCTGAATTTGCAAACCATGGTAAAGAGCATATTCTGCTGCGTAATCTCTTGATTCACGATTCAGGCTTAATTGCCTTCCGCCGATACAGCCAATTCTGCCCTAACGCCGACTCAGCACTCAAACACATCTTTAACGATACACTCATCAGACGCACTGGCGATAGCACAATCTACAGCGACCTCAACTTCATTTTGTTAGGTGAAATCGTTCGGCGTATCACGCACAAGCGATTAGATGAGTATTTCCATGAAACATTTGTGCGTCCACTTGGCTTGCAAAACACATTCTTCAACCCACCTGACAGCGTGCTCTACCGTATTGCCCCCACTGAAATTGATTGTACATGGAAACTCTCTTTCAAGCGTCCACTTGTGCATGATCCAACTTCTGCACTTTTTGGTGGTGTTGCTGGACACGCTGGACTTTTCTCAACGGCTTCAGACATTTTGACCATCATGAAGATGCTTATGCACGGCGGCTCACTTTATGGCAAAACTTTTATTAAGCCTGAGACAGTGCAGCTTTTCACGACGCGCGACAGTGTGCACCGCGTGCGCGCCTTAGGCTGGGATGTGCGTGATGCTGGCGAGAAAGCCTCAACTGGCAAATACTTTTCAATGCAAAGCTATGGGCATCTTGGCTTTACTGGCACAAGTGTCTGGGTCGATCCTACACGCAATCTCTGCGTGGTCTTCCTGACAAATCGTGTCTATCCAACTTCTGCAAACAACAAAATCCGCGCAGTGCGTCGCCAGCTGCACGATGCTGTCATTGAGAGTCTTGAGGAACTCACAGAGAAAAAAACTGGAAAGTTCAAACAAAAAAAGTAAATTTGTGCTTATACTTTCAACGCTAAACCTAGGAGTTCATATGCGTACACTTCTCTTTTCTTTCCTGCTTTCACTTGTTGTGATGGGTTGCGGTGCACAAAAAGCCGAGCCTCCTCAAGCCAAAATTCAAAAAGTGAACTTTGCTATCGACGGTATGGTCTGCTCAAGTTGTGAAGAGTCTATTCAGACTAAACTTGTAAAACTAGAAGGGGTCAAGTCGGTTGAAGCCAGCACTGCCAACAAGTGCGCTATCATTGAATTCGATGCCTCAAAAGTTAGTGAAAAAGATTTGATTGCAACAATTGAATCCATGGGCTACAAAGCTGTGTCGCAGTCACAATCTGCAACCAATTAGTTACTTCAATTAACTCTACTTTTTTATGGCTATGCAAAAGGATAACTATTACAAAGGTCTCTTTATTGGTACGCTGCTGGGTGCCGCAATTGGCACGGCGTTAGGCATGCTCTTTGCGCCGCGTCGTGGTGAAGATATGCGTCGCGCACTCTTTCGTCGCTTAGATGAAAGCCTGCAAGAGAGCCCAATCGCTGAAATGATGCCAGTGCGTGAGATACCTGTTCCCAACACGATTCCACCGAAAGAAGGTGTAGAGCCGCCCGCTGATATTGAAAACGAAGCCAAACAACGTGCTGAAGACATCGTGCGCGCTGCCAAAACTGAAGCCGAACGCCTTTTGCGTGAAGCAAACTCGATTTTGCGCGATGCCAAAACGCACCGAAGCAATCACCCTAACTGAATCGTTGAAAAGCCATCACTCAAAACTTTTATTAATCTTATGTTGTCGTTTCTTGGTCATCATCTTGAAAAACCTCATCGCCAAAGTGACCATGTGGTTGTCTTGCTTCATGCTTTTCCACTCTCAAGTGAAATGTGGCGCCCGCAGCTTGGCGTGCTCCAAGAGGCTGGGTATAGCGTGATTGCGCCAAATGTTTATGGCATTGAAGGCTCAGAACCACGCACAGATTGGACCATGCGTCAGTATGCAGAATCGGTGCATGAGCTTGTCACAAAACTCGGATTCACGTCCGTCACTCTCATTGGTGTCTCTATGGGTGGCTATCACGCTTTTGCTTTTGAGCGTCGCTATCCTCACATGGTTTCTTCCATGATGCTTTGCGACACACGCGCTGAGGCGGATACAGATGAAGCACGAGAAAAACGCTTTGAGTTTATCGAGGCGCTGAAAGCGCGCGGCATTTCCGAAGCCAAAGCTCGTATGATTCCTAAAATGCTTGGAGATACCACACATGCGAACGAACCTGAACTTGCAGGCTTTCTCTCGGTTATCATTGAGCGTCATCGTGTCGCATCAGTTATTGAGCAGCTCAAAGCTATGGCTCACCGTCCTGATTCGAGCGTGCATCTTTCTGCAATACGTTGTCCTACACTAGTTGTTGTCGGCGAAGAAGATGTACTGACACCGCCTGAAGTGGTTCGCACAATTGCTGAGCGCATTCCTAACGCGCAACTGGAAATTATTCCCCAAGCTGGGCATTTACCTAACCTTGAACAGCCTGAGCGATTCAATGCATTGATGCTTCAACATCTGCAAAAAGTCGCACTGGCAAATGCTTGACTTTTTTCTTCTTGAAGGCTCATCCTATCCCTTCACTTTCGAGGCGTTTTTACTTACCTTCATCCCGCTTTTCGTTGCTATTGACGCCCCCGGCACGTTGCCACTTTTTATCGGCCTTACACAAACTCTACCCGAAAAAGTCAAACGCCGCCTGACGATTCAAGCCGTTTTGACCGCGCTGATTATCGCCCTCATCGTAATGGTTGCCGGCAAAAACATCTTTGCATTTTTAGGCATCACGCTCTCGGATTTTCGCATCGCTGGCGGCATCATCTTACTTTTGCTTGCAGTCAAAGACCTGACTTCGTCCGACGTCGATGAATCCAAAAAGCCTGCTGACCCTACCAGCATTGGCGTTGTACCTCTTGGTATTCCGCTTATCATTGGACCCGGCTCACTGACGACGATTCTCATCTCTGGCGAAGCACATGGCTGGCTTATGACATCGCTGGCCATCATACTTAATCTTCTTATTGCTTTTTTGCTGTTTTATTTCTCAAGCACGGTTGAACGCCTGATTGGTCCAAATGGGGCAAAAGCTATTGCTAAAATTGCGTCTCTGCTGCTTGCGGCAATCGCTGTGATGATGATTCGTGTCGGCATCTTCGATGCCCTCTCAGCATCTGGGCTGTTATCTTATAATGGAGACAAGTCTCTCAACGCTCAAACTTGCAAGAACGCCGACATGAGCGTAATTTTGTAGTATAAATTGGCGTGTTCGTCTAGAGGCCTAGGACGCGCCCTCTCAAGGCGGAAATCATGGGTTCGAATCCCATACACGCTACCGCACATCTATAGTGCACAGGTTCGAACCGACTTTTTCAATCGCTGCAGCGCGCCGATGGCAATGCAAGTTCCTGAGAAATACGTGCGCCACATCTGGAAAAACCTTTATTTGCAATTAGATTCTCTGCAGCTTAGCGACGGTCGCCCTCTTCAGATTCTTTCCACAGGCAGGCTTAACTCAAACGAAGGCGCCGATTTTCTTGATGCTCGAATTTTGATCGATGGCATGGAGTACTCTGGCGCTGTGGAAATTCACTCGCGTGCATCTGATTGGCTCAAACATCAACATCACTTGAATCCGCGCTACAACCATGTCATTTTGCACGCGGTTTTTGAAGACGATTTGTGCTTGCCCAACATGCCTCCCCTTTTAGAGCTAAGCCGTTTTTTGAATGACGCCATTCACCACGTGCTTGCAAAGTGCATTCAAGATGAATCTGCCTTTCATCGTCAGCACACGATTCCATGTTTCCCCACAGCACTCAAGATTGATGATCGTCTCAAAATTGAGTGGCTACAGACACTTTCAGAACAGCGCTTTAAGAAAAAAGTTGAGCGCTTTGCTCAAGCCCTTGTTACACACACACTGGCAGGCTATGATGAGCTTATCTATCAAGGCTTAATGCGAGCCCTCGGCTACAGTGAGAACACAACCGCCTTTGAAGCCCTCTCTCGCCTCGTCTCTTTCTCTGAACTCGACTACCTCAAAACCTTGAGCTTTGCTGAGCGACGGCGCATGCTGGAAGCTATTTACTTTTCGCTGTCTTCACTTTTGCCACAGCAGTCAGATGACGCAGAGACCACTACCTACATCCAAGACCTCTCTCAACGCTTTGCTACCACTCCCTTTGCCACACGCGCACCGCTGGACAGACCTGTATGGATCTTCTTTCGGCTTCGCCCACAGAATTTCCCGACATTGCGTATAGCTGGACTTGCAGAAATTCTCTCTAAAAATTTAGCGCATGGTTTTTTACATCAAGCCCTGCAAGTGCTTTCATCATCGGTTTCAACTTCCAGAAGTATTGCGCAGTTGCAAGAGCTTTTTATTGCAGATGCATCAGATTACTGGCAACATCGCTATCGCTTTGGGACACGCACTCTGAAGCCTATCAAAACACTTGTTGGGAAAACACGCGCAACTGAACTTGTTATCAATACGCTTTTGCCTGTGCTTGCACTCTATGCTGAACATGAGGGCAATTCACATCTCTTGTCTCGGGTTCGCACGCTTTATGCCGAGTATCCCAAAGCCCTAACCAGCGAAGTTGCAAAGCAAACTTTGCACGAAAGCTTAGGCGAAGCGTATCGCATTAAATCTGCGGCGCTCGAACAAGGCTTGCTTGAATTGAAAACTGCATATTGTGATGCCTTACGCTGCTTGGATTGCCGAATCGGACGCGCCATTTTTGGCACTTAGCGTGCCGCATTTAGCATCTTGAAAATTGCATAACTTTACCTTGTTCAAAAAAAGAGTGTAACTCTGATTTCTTGGAATCGCACAATGGCATAATCTTGTTTTTTCAGTATCATCAACACGATAACGCCACTGCACTTTTGCTCAGCGTTATCATTTAACAGCAAAATGCTATGTCTGCACCTCAGTTTGACACGATTGAATCTGCACTGGCAGATATTCGCAACGGCAAGCTCGTCATCGTTGTCGATGATGAAGACCGTGAAAATGAGGGTGATTTCATCACCGCTGCCGAGAATGTTACGCCCGAGATGGTAAACTTCATCACCAAAGAAGCGCGTGGGCTATTGTGTGTTGCAATTACATCCAGCCGTGCGCAAGAACTTCAGCTCGATCCAATGACGCGCGTCAATACTTCTATGCATGAGACCAACTTTACCGTCTCAGTTGATGCTCAGATTGCTGGCGTTACCACGGGCATTTCTGCTTACGACCGCGCCATCACGATTCGCCACTTAGCTGATCCGCTTGCACGTCCAAGTGATTTTGCGCGTCCAGGACATATTTTTCCGCTGCGTGCGATGGATGGCGGTGTGCTGCGCCGCGTTGGACATACTGAAGCGGCAGTGGATTTAGCGCGTCTGGCTGGATTTCGCCCTATTGGTATTCTGTGCGAAATCCTTAAAGATGATGGCACCATGGCGCGCGTTCCTGACCTTTTGCAACTGCGTGATAAACTCGGTCTGAAACTCATCACTATTAAAGACCTTGTCGCCTATCGCATGCAAAAGGAAAATTGGTGCGTCGTGCTGTTGAAGTGCGTTTGCCCACACACTTCGGCGAGTTTAAGCTCATCGCTTATGAAACGCTGATTGATGACAAAAATCATCTTGCGCTTGTCAAAGGCGATGTTGCAAACGGCGAACCTGTGCTCTTGCGCATGCACTCTTCTTGCGCCACCGGCGACCTTTTCGGCTCCTTGCGCTGCGACTGCGGCGAACAACTTGCTACCGCCATGCTCAAAATCCAACAAGAAGGACGCGGCGCTGTAGTGTATTTGATGCAAGAAGGTCGTGGCATAGGACTTATCAACAAACTTAAAGCCTACAACCTACAAGATGAAGGCTTGGATACGGTTGAAGCCAATGAGCGCTTAGGCTTTAAGCCCGACCTACGCGACTACGGTATTGGCGCACAAATCCTGCTTGACTTGGGCATCAAAAAAATGCGCCTGATGACCAACAATCCAAAAAAAATTGTTGGCTTGGAAGGCTATGGCTTGGAAGTTGTCGAACGCGTCCCTCTTGTTATAGACCCCAATGACATCAACAAGGGCTATCTTGCTACAAAAGAACAAAAATTAGGGCATTTGATGAACACAGGCATGAGCAATACGCAACTTCTTGTTAGAAAAATTTTTGGGCATCCTTAATTTTGCCTAATTTTGCGCTTACCTCAAAACGGGGTGTGGCTCAGCTGGTAGAGCGCTGCGTTCGGGACGCAGAGGTCGCAGGTTCAAGTCCTGTCACCCCGACTGCTACTTCACCCCTCTATTGGCATGTGGCACGCCAATCATACCACTTGAGTATCTGCGCGCCACTGCACGGCTTTAGAGAGTTCAATAAATTCTTGCACAGATAATTCTTCGGCTCGTCGTTTTAAGTCCATAGATACAC
This DNA window, taken from [Chlorobium] sp. 445, encodes the following:
- a CDS encoding antibiotic resistance protein MarC, coding for MLDFFLLEGSSYPFTFEAFLLTFIPLFVAIDAPGTLPLFIGLTQTLPEKVKRRLTIQAVLTALIIALIVMVAGKNIFAFLGITLSDFRIAGGIILLLLAVKDLTSSDVDESKKPADPTSIGVVPLGIPLIIGPGSLTTILISGEAHGWLMTSLAIILNLLIAFLLFYFSSTVERLIGPNGAKAIAKIASLLLAAIAVMMIRVGIFDALSASGLLSYNGDKSLNAQTCKNADMSVIL
- a CDS encoding serine hydrolase, encoding MPAFISASVLILLVALFSMAAAPLSAPPKSFEKVRRVISDAIKDSAFPSAVVAVMQNDRLVFHEAFGHLTYDTLSARTDTNTIYDLASVTKVLATTLCVMRLYDDGQLSLTDPVAKFIPEFANHGKEHILLRNLLIHDSGLIAFRRYSQFCPNADSALKHIFNDTLIRRTGDSTIYSDLNFILLGEIVRRITHKRLDEYFHETFVRPLGLQNTFFNPPDSVLYRIAPTEIDCTWKLSFKRPLVHDPTSALFGGVAGHAGLFSTASDILTIMKMLMHGGSLYGKTFIKPETVQLFTTRDSVHRVRALGWDVRDAGEKASTGKYFSMQSYGHLGFTGTSVWVDPTRNLCVVFLTNRVYPTSANNKIRAVRRQLHDAVIESLEELTEKKTGKFKQKK
- a CDS encoding alpha/beta hydrolase; this encodes MLSFLGHHLEKPHRQSDHVVVLLHAFPLSSEMWRPQLGVLQEAGYSVIAPNVYGIEGSEPRTDWTMRQYAESVHELVTKLGFTSVTLIGVSMGGYHAFAFERRYPHMVSSMMLCDTRAEADTDEAREKRFEFIEALKARGISEAKARMIPKMLGDTTHANEPELAGFLSVIIERHRVASVIEQLKAMAHRPDSSVHLSAIRCPTLVVVGEEDVLTPPEVVRTIAERIPNAQLEIIPQAGHLPNLEQPERFNALMLQHLQKVALANA